A region of the Geomonas subterranea genome:
GATAGGAAACCTCTACCGGGAAGGTGTCATCGAGATAACGAAGGAAGGGATCAGGCTGCGCTAGCCCCCCCTCCCCTTGTCTGACGTGAAGAACCCCGCCGCAGCGCTGCGCCGGGGTTCTTTTTTTACCTGCGGTCGCCCAGGAAACGAAGCAGCAGCAGGAACATGTTGATGAAGTCGAGGTAGAGGGTGAGCGCGCCGAGGATGGCTCCCTTGCCGCCGGAGTTCCCCATCTGCTTGATCCTCTGGGTGTCGTAGGCGGTAAGGCCGGTGAAGACGATGATGCCGCACAGGCTCAGTACCCAGTTGAGCATCGAGCTGTGCAGGAAGATGTTCACCAGGGAGGCAATCACCACCCCGACCAGTCCCATGAACAGGAAGCTCCCCCAGGAGGAGAGGTCGCTCCTGGTCAGGTAGCCGTAGAGGCTCATGGCGCCGAACATCCCCGCGGTGACGAGGAAGGTCGAGGCGATGGAGGAGTGTGTGTAGGCGACGAAGATCGTGGACATCGTCAGGCCGTTGAGCGCCGCGTACAGTAAAAAGAGCAGGCTCGCAGCCGCCGTGCTGATCCGGTTGATGGCCCCGCTTATGGCCACCACCAGCCCCAGCTCACCAAAGAGGAGCGCGTAGAAGAGTATGCGGTTGCCGAGGATGGCCTGTAACAGGGCCGGCGTGGATGCGGTTATGACAGAAACGAGAGCGGTCAGTAGCAGCCCGCCGCTCATCCAGCCATAGACTCCTCTCATCACGCCGCTGTTGACTACGGTTATGGTCCGGTACTGTGTCTGATATCTTTCCATTCAATGCTCCTTTTGCTCGGCTGCGTGCTGGAACCTTGTTCCCGAAGCAGTTGTCAGTGATTTACGCCCCCTGTTATACCATGAAGCGAGCAGCTCTTGCCGAAAAATAAACACGGACCCGTGAAAGTGCAAGAGGTGCTGTTACAATGAAGTCTCCCGCGTTTAATTTGGCGCGACAACAGCGCCGTTTGAGCGGCCTCCGCCGCATTACCAAGAGGAGGATCCCATCATGTTGAAAAAAATCGCAATTCTTGCCTGCCTGCTCTCCTTCGCGCCGGCTGCCGCAGGTGCACAGGACGTGGCGCTCATGGTGAACCAGCAACCCGCGCAGCAGTCCGAAGCGCTCAAGAACGTGAACCTGATGCCGCGTGAAGAGCGCTCCACGACAGTGGTCGCGGCGAACGACGTCCAGGGGACGGTGGCCGCCGCGGAGGAGCGCCCGAAAAAGAGCCACAGCGGCCTGACCTTCAAGGAGTTCTGCGACGTGCACTTCGGCGAATACCGCTGGGTGTACTGGGTAGGTGCGGTCGCCGCGATCGTCGCCATTCACGTGGTAGCTGCCGACTAAGAGCAGGGGCGGCAGGTGCCATCACCCTGCCGCCCCCCGCCAACGCTTCTCCCCTTCCCTTCCCATTTCCACCCGCCGCTGTTCTCCCGTCACGGCTTCCCGCGGAAAAATCGCTTTTTTCCACCGCCCTATTTCGCCCTCTCGTATTGAGCCGGCCAGGGTAGATCAACGCCCAGGGCCTTCGCCGCGTGCAGCGGCCAGTACGGGTCCCGCAGCAGGGCCCGCGCCAGGAACACGGAGTCGGCAAGGCCTGTGGCGACGATCTGCTCGGCCTGCGCCGGATCGGTGATGAAACCGACAGCTCCAGTAGGTATGCCCACTTCTTTTTTTATGGCGGTCGCGAACGGCGTCTGGAAACCGGGGCCGAACGGTGGCATGGCCTCGGGTACCATCCCGCCGGTGGAGCAGTCGATGAGGTCGATGCCGATATCCTTTAGCGCCTTGCAAAGGTGCAGGGTCTGCTCCAGATCCCACCCTCCCTCCATCCAGTCCGAGGCCGAAACCCTGACAAAGACCGGAAGGTGTTCGGGCCAGATGTCCCGCACCGCCTTAGCGACCCGGAGCGGAAACCGGCAGCGGTTCTCGAGCGAGCCCCCGAACTCGTCGCCGCGCCGGTTGGAGAGCGGTGACAGGAACTGGTGCAGCAGGTAGCCGTGCGCCATGTGGATCTCGGCCACCTCGAAGCCGGCCTCGATGCTGCGCCGCGCCGCCTGGGCGAACTGCCCGAGCAGCGCTTCCAGGTCCTGCTGGGTCGCCTCACGGGGGATCACCGGCTCCTCTTTGGAAAAGGGGACCGGGCTTGGGGCGATGGTTTGCCAGCCGCGGTGGTTGACGTCGACGGGGCGTCCTCCCCTCCAGGGGAGATCGGTGGAGGCCTTGCGCCCCGCATGGGCCAACTGCACGCCGGGGACCGCGCCCTGTTCCTTTATGAAGCGCGTGATGGGGAGATAGGCGGCAGCGTGCTCGGCGCTCCAGATGCCGCTGTCGTCGGGGGAAATTCTCCCCTGCGGCGTCACTGCAGTGGCCTCGACCATGACGAGGCCCGCGCCGCCGACGGCCCGGCTCCCCAGGTGCACCATGTGCCAGTCGGTGGGAAGCCCCTCCCTGCTGGAGTACATGCACATCGGTGACACGAAGACACGGTTTTTGAAGACCAACTCGCGCAGGGTAAGAGGTGTGAAAAGGATGCTCATGCTGGAAAACCTCCTGAAACTTTCGTGATAGCGGGGCGTGTTCCCTGCGGCAGTTTAGCAGGCATGCCGGCAACTGCAATGAAAGCCGGCGCCGGAAAACTGCACCGGGAAGCCTGCGTGACGGACGGCCGGCGCCTCAGCGCTGGCAAACGGCGCAGAAGAAGGTGGAGCGGTTGCCGAGCCTCCCCCTGATGATGGGGGCGCCGCACTCCCGGCAGGGGAGCCCCTCCCTCCCGTAGACGTAGAGTTGCTGCGGGAAGTAGGCGAGCTTCTCCCCGGCGCACAGGAAATCCATGCTGGAGCGCCCGGTGGCGATGGAGACGGCGAGGGTCTCCTTGATGGCGGCGACCACTTTGGCGCACTCTGCCTGGGGCAGTTCTCCAGCAGCTGTCTCCGGGTGGAGCCGGCAGCGAAAGAGGCTCTCGGCGGCGTAGATGTTACCGATTCCGGCAACAACGGCGCTGTCCATCAGGAAGCGTTGCAGGGCCACCGTCCTGCGCCGGCTCGCGTAGTAAAGGTAGTGGGCATCGAACGCCGTGGTGAGCGGTTCCGGTCCGATCTTGCGCAGCAACGGGTGTTGCAGCGGGTCGGACGTGGTGAAGTGGATCGAACCGAAGCGGCGCGGATCGTTCAACCGGAGCGCGAGTCCCGAATCGACCAGCAGCTCGAAGTGGTCGTGGGGGCCGCGCCCGCTGGTGGCCGGCACCAGGCGCAGGTGACCGGTCATCCCCAGGTGCAGCAGCAGCGCTCCGGAGCCGCAGTCAAGGATCAGGTACTTGCCGCGGCGCTCCAGAGAGCGGATGGTCTGCCCGGCGAGGATCTCGGACAGCCCCTCCGGAACCATGTTCCGCAGTTTAGGGATGTGCAGCGCGATGGACGCGATCCGGGCGCCGGTGAGGTGATCCTTGATCCCCAGCCGTGTGACTTCGACTTCGGGTAATTCTGGCATGATCGCTCCGGCGGTTACTTCGAGAGGGGCATGGGGCTGCAGACGTTATCCCCGGAGTTGGCCTCGGTCCCGCAGGTGAAACAGACCACCGTCGGATGGCTGGTGAGATGGGCGACCTCTTCCAGACGGCCGGTGCTTTTCAACATGCAGATGTGTCCGGTGTGTTTCGCCCCGCAGTGGCAGGTGGCTTTGGCTTCCATGGGAATCCTCCTTTGTCTGACGTATCACTCATTACTACTGCAAACAGGCTCTGACAGTCAACTCCTAGGTCACACGAAGTCACGGTGCGAGTCTGTCATTATTGCTGTGACATTATTTTTTTATAATTTGTAGTTGCTACTTCGCGGTAATGTGGTTATATTAGAAAAAACTTTCCTTGTGCCTGTGGAGACCATGCGCCGAGACAGATGGCGTAACAAGCGGGAAGGGGTTGGAAGGCTTTAAGTTGATCGTTGCCCCAGGGGGGAGCACATGAACCGATTGTCACAGCCAAACCATCGTACCGATCACAACCAAGGCGCTCCCCTTCCCCACATCGGGGGGGACCACGGGGCGGTCCAGACGGTTGCGCTCGCTGCCGGCTACGAGCAGGTGCTGCGTAACATGTTCCGGTCGGCCCCCTTGGGTCTGTATCTGACAGATCTCGATGGTCAGCCGCTGGCGTCTGCGGGGAGCACCCATCCCTGCGAGCCGGGACAGGGCCAGTCGGGGTACGTCAATCCTCAGGAGCGTAAGGGTATGGCCGCCAGCTTCCAGAGCGCCATGGAGTCCGGCCTGCAGTGGAACCAGCAGTTCCATTACCGGTCCGCTGATGGCGCCGTCTCGCTGCTGCATGCCGTCGTCGCCCCGCTGCGCGGTGCGAGCGAGGCGCTCATCGGCTACCAGGTCTGCACCATCGATATCACCGCGCAGCATCATGCCCTTCAGGAGCTCGCTCTCAGCGATGACCGGCACCGGGTGGCGCTCGATGCCGCGGAACTTGGGATCTGGGACTTCGACGTTGCCGGCAACGACTGCTACTTCAGCCCATACTGCTACCACATGCTCGGTTACAGCGGTGGACAGGTGCATGTACGGCTGGAGGATTGGACCAACATCATCCATCCGCAGTACCTCGAACGTGCCCGGCGTGTGCTGGAAAGCTGCATCGGCGGCGAGATCGAAAAATTCGAGATCGAATTCCGCCTCAAGACCAATGAGGGGAAATGGCGCTGGTTTCGCTGCACCGGAAAGGCTGCCAGGCGGGACGCCGGCGGCAAGGCCTGCCGGCTGGCCGGTACTCTGCTCGATATCAACCAGGCAAAGCTGATGGAACATTTGCTCCATATGGAGCACGGCCTGCTGAACCTGATCACGGCGACCAGCCCGGTCGGAATCATGTTCATCGAGTCAGACGGTAACACCACCTTCGTGAATCCCCGCGCGGAGCGGATCCTTGGGCTGACCAAGCAAGAGATGGCGCACCGGGACCCCCCGGTGATCGACGCCATCTTCTCTGCGGAGCCTGATCCCGCGACCGGGGCGGAACTCTCGCTGGGCGAGTTCCTGCAGCAGGGGCGTTGCCTGCTGCAATCCTGCTTCGTGTTCACCCGTGGCGATGACAGCAGCGCGGTGCTCTCCATCAGCACCGCCCCCTTTCTTGACCCGGCCAGCACGGTGAGCGGGACCGTGGTGACGCTGGAAGACGTGACAGAGCAGAAGAAGCACGAACAGGTGCTCGCGGACAACGACCGGCTGCTGCGGGAGACCCAGAGGATCGCCCAA
Encoded here:
- a CDS encoding PAS domain-containing sensor histidine kinase, which encodes MNRLSQPNHRTDHNQGAPLPHIGGDHGAVQTVALAAGYEQVLRNMFRSAPLGLYLTDLDGQPLASAGSTHPCEPGQGQSGYVNPQERKGMAASFQSAMESGLQWNQQFHYRSADGAVSLLHAVVAPLRGASEALIGYQVCTIDITAQHHALQELALSDDRHRVALDAAELGIWDFDVAGNDCYFSPYCYHMLGYSGGQVHVRLEDWTNIIHPQYLERARRVLESCIGGEIEKFEIEFRLKTNEGKWRWFRCTGKAARRDAGGKACRLAGTLLDINQAKLMEHLLHMEHGLLNLITATSPVGIMFIESDGNTTFVNPRAERILGLTKQEMAHRDPPVIDAIFSAEPDPATGAELSLGEFLQQGRCLLQSCFVFTRGDDSSAVLSISTAPFLDPASTVSGTVVTLEDVTEQKKHEQVLADNDRLLRETQRIAQLGSYVLDISQDHWVCSSKLEEILGIDASYPKTLQGHFDIVHQDFRDQFMDSYRSAINNDRPFEHEYKIRRHNDGEERWVTECCELTRDAAGKQARMIGTIKDITERKAAEEAIRNLNDELDRRVIERTSQLVAAKKEIESFSYSVSHDLRAPLRHINSYSSILVEEYGNALPEEARYYLERICTASNRMGKQIDDLLALTRVGRAIMKRSTFNISQLAADVVEMIGDESENAPEFVVQPGISAYGDSALVRLVLQNLMGNSVKYTSRNPFPRIEFGQTVVAGRHAFFVRDNGVGFDMAYVEKLFQPFQRLHGAEFEGTGIGLATVRRIIERHGGSIWAEGKENEGATFYFTLSHPRKADLSSR
- a CDS encoding NADH:flavin oxidoreductase/NADH oxidase; the protein is MSILFTPLTLRELVFKNRVFVSPMCMYSSREGLPTDWHMVHLGSRAVGGAGLVMVEATAVTPQGRISPDDSGIWSAEHAAAYLPITRFIKEQGAVPGVQLAHAGRKASTDLPWRGGRPVDVNHRGWQTIAPSPVPFSKEEPVIPREATQQDLEALLGQFAQAARRSIEAGFEVAEIHMAHGYLLHQFLSPLSNRRGDEFGGSLENRCRFPLRVAKAVRDIWPEHLPVFVRVSASDWMEGGWDLEQTLHLCKALKDIGIDLIDCSTGGMVPEAMPPFGPGFQTPFATAIKKEVGIPTGAVGFITDPAQAEQIVATGLADSVFLARALLRDPYWPLHAAKALGVDLPWPAQYERAK
- the mutM gene encoding bifunctional DNA-formamidopyrimidine glycosylase/DNA-(apurinic or apyrimidinic site) lyase; amino-acid sequence: MPELPEVEVTRLGIKDHLTGARIASIALHIPKLRNMVPEGLSEILAGQTIRSLERRGKYLILDCGSGALLLHLGMTGHLRLVPATSGRGPHDHFELLVDSGLALRLNDPRRFGSIHFTTSDPLQHPLLRKIGPEPLTTAFDAHYLYYASRRRTVALQRFLMDSAVVAGIGNIYAAESLFRCRLHPETAAGELPQAECAKVVAAIKETLAVSIATGRSSMDFLCAGEKLAYFPQQLYVYGREGLPCRECGAPIIRGRLGNRSTFFCAVCQR
- a CDS encoding Bax inhibitor-1/YccA family protein, whose translation is MERYQTQYRTITVVNSGVMRGVYGWMSGGLLLTALVSVITASTPALLQAILGNRILFYALLFGELGLVVAISGAINRISTAAASLLFLLYAALNGLTMSTIFVAYTHSSIASTFLVTAGMFGAMSLYGYLTRSDLSSWGSFLFMGLVGVVIASLVNIFLHSSMLNWVLSLCGIIVFTGLTAYDTQRIKQMGNSGGKGAILGALTLYLDFINMFLLLLRFLGDRR